The following proteins are encoded in a genomic region of candidate division WOR-3 bacterium:
- a CDS encoding HD domain-containing protein yields MKSQYVEELRAGETVKEKFVLTRKILKEKKGGGNYAVLEFTDRTGSIEGIAWDNVVESLNAVSVGDFVFISGTVGEYNDRLQVVLNSIRRIPDEEADALDFMPRCPDDVEKIIAEIQAYKTRVNNVYLKKLLSLFFDDPVFLKNFKLAPAAKRAHHAYLGGLAVHTLNILKLLMHIQSVYDFLDIDLLITAGILHDVGKISEYAYAKKIDISTEGKLLGHIMLGYEMIVEKIGLIDGFPKELRWKLLHMIISHHGEFEWGSPREPMFLEALVLHFIDNLDSKVAMIREELKKNRGKEREWSDYHQYLERELYLR; encoded by the coding sequence ATGAAGAGTCAATATGTGGAGGAGTTGCGGGCCGGTGAGACAGTAAAAGAAAAATTCGTGCTTACCAGAAAGATATTGAAAGAGAAAAAAGGCGGGGGTAATTACGCTGTCCTTGAGTTTACTGATCGGACAGGCAGTATTGAAGGCATCGCCTGGGACAATGTGGTTGAGAGTTTGAATGCGGTGTCAGTGGGCGATTTCGTTTTTATATCCGGCACGGTCGGTGAATACAACGATAGATTGCAGGTGGTTTTGAATTCGATACGGCGCATCCCTGATGAAGAAGCAGACGCCCTTGACTTTATGCCGCGGTGCCCTGATGATGTCGAGAAGATCATCGCTGAAATACAGGCATATAAGACGAGAGTGAATAATGTTTATCTGAAAAAGTTGCTGTCTTTATTCTTCGATGACCCCGTATTCCTGAAGAATTTTAAGCTGGCGCCGGCTGCAAAGAGGGCGCATCATGCTTACCTCGGTGGTCTGGCGGTTCATACCCTCAATATTCTTAAACTCCTGATGCATATTCAGTCTGTATATGATTTTCTTGATATTGATTTGTTGATAACAGCGGGTATACTGCATGATGTCGGAAAGATATCAGAATACGCCTATGCCAAAAAGATCGATATTTCGACAGAAGGGAAATTACTCGGTCACATCATGCTCGGTTATGAGATGATTGTGGAGAAGATCGGGTTGATCGACGGTTTCCCGAAAGAACTGCGGTGGAAACTGCTCCATATGATAATCTCCCATCACGGAGAGTTTGAGTGGGGTTCTCCCCGTGAACCGATGTTTTTGGAAGCACTCGTTCTTCATTTTATTGATAATCTTGATTCCAAAGTGGCGATGATCAGAGAAGAGTTGAAGAAAAATAGGGGTAAGGAAAGAGAATGGAGCGATTATCACCAGTATCTAGAACGGGAACTTTATCTTCGATAA